A genomic region of Fodinisporobacter ferrooxydans contains the following coding sequences:
- a CDS encoding cobalt-precorrin 5A hydrolase codes for MTNPYAVVAITKHGVAIARRLLDALLQVDVFYPSKFAQGDEREFGIHVFEGSVVQYVPKLFQSYQGIIGIVSLGAMVRMIAPLLKDKKTDPAVLVIDDRANYVVSVLSGHLGGANDLTKQVAGVLGAIPVITTASDVGETLAVDLLGREFGFEIENFAKVTQVSAAVVNEQRVHIIQEAGERNWWKYKKPLPSHLQVFETFESARKQLFDAALVITPRLLTQEEEDTFLANGVLYRPKVVVIGIGCNKGTSALEIEQVIQTTLAEAELSMMSVRNLATIDLKKDEPGLVEVCARHGWRLDTYTAAELNTIPIPNPSDTVYKYVGAYGVSEPCARLSSGASEWVVEKVKSGNVTISICLVNA; via the coding sequence ATGACTAATCCATACGCGGTTGTCGCCATTACCAAACACGGGGTGGCGATTGCCAGGCGATTATTGGATGCTCTTTTGCAAGTCGACGTCTTTTACCCGAGCAAATTCGCCCAGGGGGATGAGCGGGAATTCGGGATTCATGTGTTTGAAGGCTCTGTCGTGCAATACGTGCCGAAACTCTTTCAATCCTATCAAGGAATCATTGGCATTGTATCCTTAGGCGCGATGGTGCGAATGATCGCTCCATTGTTAAAAGACAAAAAAACAGACCCTGCTGTCTTAGTCATCGATGATCGGGCCAACTATGTGGTCAGCGTATTGTCCGGCCACCTGGGGGGAGCCAACGACCTGACGAAACAGGTGGCCGGCGTTCTTGGAGCAATCCCTGTCATCACGACCGCATCCGATGTCGGCGAAACGCTTGCGGTCGATCTGCTGGGGCGGGAGTTCGGTTTTGAAATCGAAAATTTTGCAAAGGTTACACAAGTCAGTGCGGCCGTCGTGAACGAACAGCGTGTGCATATCATTCAGGAAGCGGGCGAGCGGAATTGGTGGAAGTACAAAAAACCACTGCCGAGCCATTTGCAGGTGTTTGAAACGTTTGAGTCGGCACGCAAGCAGCTCTTCGATGCTGCGCTTGTGATCACGCCGCGCTTGTTGACGCAAGAGGAAGAAGACACATTCCTTGCAAATGGCGTCCTGTATCGTCCGAAAGTCGTGGTCATCGGCATTGGCTGCAACAAAGGCACGTCCGCTTTGGAAATCGAGCAAGTGATTCAAACGACGTTGGCAGAAGCGGAATTGTCCATGATGAGTGTGCGCAATCTTGCCACGATCGATTTGAAAAAGGATGAGCCTGGGCTTGTGGAAGTTTGCGCGCGGCATGGTTGGAGGCTAGATACCTATACCGCTGCGGAATTGAACACGATCCCCATCCCCAATCCCTCCGACACCGTATACAAATACGTCGGTGCATATGGCGTGAGCGAGCCTTGCGCACGATTGTCTTCCGGAGCATCCGAATGGGTCGTGGAAAAAGTCAAATCCGGCAATGTAACCATATCGATCTGCCTTGTGAACGCATAA
- the cbiE gene encoding precorrin-6y C5,15-methyltransferase (decarboxylating) subunit CbiE — translation MDKWMYVIGIGDDGEQGLFPESIDNIRNADVLVGGDRQLAFFPDFAGEKIVLRAPLTKTVEELQAYRQEQRVVVLASGDPLFYGIGSYLVKKFGAGNVAVYPHLSSIQLAFARCGEAWQDARIISLHGRPILGFAQKLNGAEKAAVLTDDKNTPSAIANYLLQFEMTEYDVFVCENLGSGSERTAWYSLKDLVDQEFSPLNVVVLKRRPNQETKVFPLGIEDGQFSQRKPDRGLITKREIRVLSLAELQLPQHGVLWDIGACTGSVSIEAVHSQPCVRVFAIEKNAEDLVNLRENQVKFRADFVAVHGRAPDRLDEFDDPDAVFIGGSGGELEDVLHVCAVRLKPQGRIVINAATIETLYLAQQKLQQLDFHVSITLVQTARSKPILHLTRFEGMNPVYLITAWRTEKGQGEQK, via the coding sequence ATGGATAAATGGATGTATGTAATAGGAATTGGCGATGACGGTGAGCAGGGTCTGTTTCCGGAATCGATCGACAACATTCGGAATGCTGACGTTTTGGTGGGGGGAGATCGACAGCTGGCATTTTTCCCTGATTTTGCAGGGGAAAAAATCGTCTTGCGCGCTCCATTAACGAAAACGGTGGAAGAGCTGCAGGCATATCGCCAGGAACAGCGGGTGGTGGTGCTTGCTTCCGGCGACCCTTTGTTTTACGGGATCGGTTCGTATCTGGTCAAGAAGTTCGGAGCAGGAAATGTGGCTGTCTACCCCCATCTAAGCTCCATACAACTCGCGTTCGCCAGGTGTGGCGAAGCTTGGCAGGATGCCCGCATCATCAGTTTGCACGGGCGACCGATATTGGGCTTTGCGCAGAAACTCAACGGAGCGGAGAAAGCGGCTGTACTGACAGACGACAAGAACACGCCGTCAGCGATTGCGAACTATCTGTTGCAGTTTGAAATGACAGAATACGATGTGTTTGTCTGTGAAAATTTGGGGAGCGGCTCGGAGAGAACCGCTTGGTATTCCCTGAAAGACCTTGTGGATCAGGAATTTTCACCTTTAAATGTCGTGGTATTGAAGCGCAGACCCAATCAGGAGACGAAAGTGTTTCCACTGGGGATCGAAGACGGACAATTTTCCCAGCGGAAGCCGGATCGGGGGTTGATTACCAAACGGGAAATCCGGGTTTTAAGCCTCGCCGAATTGCAGTTGCCGCAACACGGCGTTCTCTGGGATATCGGAGCGTGCACAGGCTCTGTTTCGATTGAAGCGGTTCACAGCCAGCCTTGCGTGCGCGTTTTCGCAATCGAAAAAAATGCGGAAGATCTTGTGAATCTTAGGGAAAATCAAGTGAAATTCCGCGCCGATTTTGTCGCTGTCCACGGGCGGGCGCCGGACCGGTTGGACGAGTTTGACGATCCGGACGCCGTATTTATCGGCGGCAGCGGCGGAGAACTGGAGGATGTGCTGCACGTATGCGCAGTGCGGTTAAAACCGCAGGGGCGCATCGTCATCAATGCCGCCACGATTGAAACACTGTATCTTGCCCAACAAAAACTGCAGCAATTGGATTTTCATGTGTCCATTACACTCGTCCAGACGGCTCGCAGCAAGCCGATTCTGCATTTGACCCGGTTTGAAGGCATGAATCCGGTGTATTTGATTACTGCTTGGAGAACGGAGAAAGGGCAAGGTGAACAGAAATGA
- a CDS encoding cobalt-precorrin-5B (C(1))-methyltransferase: MLEVPEGPLRHGYTTGACATACTKSALLALIHQESFAVVDIWIPAGQSVTFHMQDIRFTEEQASAATIKDGGDDPDATHGAKIIATVSWTDDDAEIDIDGGVGVGRVTKPGLPIPIGMAAINPVPRKMIREVVEEVLAAANIKRGVRVVISVPQGEEIAKKTLNARLGILGGISILGTRGIVVPFSTSSYKASIVYALSVAKEQGIRTVVLTTGGRSEKYAMAMYPELPVEAFIEMGDFVGFSAKHAKRLEMQEIRFVGMMGKFSKVAQGIMMVHAKSAPIDFGFLEQIAQEVGVPDRLRAQILDANTASQVGDWMTEWGFPEFFTRVSRYCCEQVSEYMGGGVRIDTRLTTLKGDYLGGAAIDG; the protein is encoded by the coding sequence ATGTTGGAAGTACCGGAAGGACCGCTGCGGCACGGCTACACCACCGGCGCCTGTGCGACCGCCTGTACGAAAAGTGCGCTATTGGCATTGATTCATCAAGAATCGTTTGCTGTGGTTGATATTTGGATTCCGGCAGGACAATCCGTGACGTTTCATATGCAGGATATCCGGTTTACAGAGGAGCAGGCAAGCGCGGCGACCATCAAAGACGGCGGCGACGATCCGGATGCGACACACGGGGCGAAAATCATAGCGACTGTGTCCTGGACAGACGATGATGCAGAGATCGACATTGACGGCGGCGTCGGCGTCGGACGCGTGACCAAGCCGGGCCTGCCGATTCCCATCGGCATGGCGGCGATTAATCCCGTACCGCGGAAAATGATTCGGGAAGTGGTGGAAGAGGTGCTGGCGGCAGCAAACATCAAGCGCGGGGTTCGTGTGGTGATCTCCGTTCCGCAAGGGGAAGAAATCGCCAAAAAAACGCTAAACGCAAGGCTCGGCATTCTCGGGGGGATCTCCATCCTGGGCACGAGAGGAATCGTAGTCCCGTTCTCCACATCATCCTACAAAGCAAGCATCGTCTATGCATTATCGGTTGCGAAAGAGCAAGGGATCCGAACGGTTGTGCTGACGACCGGCGGGCGCAGTGAAAAATACGCCATGGCGATGTATCCGGAACTGCCGGTAGAAGCATTTATTGAAATGGGCGATTTCGTCGGGTTTTCCGCCAAGCACGCCAAGCGGCTGGAAATGCAGGAGATCCGTTTCGTCGGCATGATGGGCAAATTTTCTAAAGTTGCCCAAGGAATCATGATGGTGCATGCCAAAAGTGCGCCCATCGACTTTGGATTCCTCGAGCAGATTGCACAGGAAGTGGGTGTGCCTGACCGTTTGCGCGCGCAAATCCTGGATGCCAATACAGCTTCGCAAGTCGGTGATTGGATGACGGAATGGGGATTTCCTGAATTTTTCACGCGAGTAAGCAGGTACTGTTGTGAGCAGGTGTCAGAGTACATGGGCGGTGGAGTGCGCATCGATACGAGATTGACGACTTTGAAAGGGGACTATCTGGGAGGGGCAGCAATTGATGGATAA
- the cobK gene encoding precorrin-6A reductase — MIFLMAGTSDARELALALKEQGYPLLASVVTESAAKSLQDAGIEVRAGRLDTAAMVDVLKSSNARLLVDASHPFAEEAHRTAMAAAKACGIEYVRFERAAAMYDDSPGVTVVDTYEQAAELAYARKGSVMLTTGSKTLQIFTRRLLQDPDIRLVARMLPRQDNMEKCEQLGMEQKNIIAMQGPFSKALNEALYRHFGTTLMITKESGQVGAVDEKVRAALDMGISVIVIGRPKIEYGTSFSTIDGVADAVRKNWEGILQ; from the coding sequence ATGATTTTTCTGATGGCAGGTACGAGTGATGCGAGAGAATTGGCGCTGGCCTTAAAAGAACAGGGCTATCCGCTGCTTGCGAGCGTTGTGACGGAAAGTGCCGCGAAGTCGCTGCAGGATGCCGGGATTGAGGTGCGGGCTGGACGACTCGATACAGCGGCGATGGTCGATGTGTTAAAAAGCAGCAATGCCCGGCTGCTGGTGGATGCCAGCCATCCGTTTGCAGAGGAAGCGCATCGTACGGCAATGGCTGCTGCAAAAGCCTGCGGTATCGAATATGTTCGCTTTGAGCGGGCGGCTGCGATGTACGATGACAGTCCCGGCGTCACCGTTGTCGATACATATGAGCAGGCTGCCGAACTGGCGTATGCACGAAAAGGCAGCGTCATGCTCACGACAGGCAGCAAAACACTGCAGATTTTTACCAGACGATTGCTCCAGGATCCGGACATACGATTGGTTGCGCGCATGTTGCCGCGACAAGACAACATGGAAAAATGCGAACAATTGGGTATGGAACAGAAAAATATCATCGCCATGCAAGGGCCGTTTTCAAAAGCGTTAAATGAAGCGCTGTATCGGCATTTTGGCACGACATTGATGATTACCAAAGAGAGCGGGCAAGTGGGTGCCGTCGATGAAAAAGTGCGGGCAGCATTGGATATGGGGATTTCGGTGATCGTCATCGGACGGCCCAAGATCGAATATGGCACAAGTTTCTCCACGATCGACGGTGTAGCAGATGCAGTAAGAAAAAATTGGGAGGGGATTTTACAATGA
- the cobM gene encoding precorrin-4 C(11)-methyltransferase, with protein MTLAAKVYIVGAGPGDPELITVKGLRILQQADVVLYTDSLVREELVQMASEHAQIYKSAGMDLEEIVQIMAGHVREGRSVARIHTGDPAVYGAILEQMALLRKENIEYEIIPGVSSVFASAAILGAELTIPDLTQTLILTRVGGRTPVPEREQLRSLAEHHCTIALYLSATLAKKAVDDLSAAGWSPDTPVAVVQKATWPEQKVIRTTLEHLVRAMGDAHISSHAMILAGWALDPGLAESTEHRSKLYDKTFTHRYRKGVAMHD; from the coding sequence ATGACATTGGCTGCAAAAGTGTATATCGTAGGCGCCGGACCGGGAGACCCGGAGTTGATTACGGTGAAAGGATTGCGAATCCTGCAGCAGGCGGACGTCGTCCTCTATACAGATAGTCTGGTCCGGGAAGAGCTGGTTCAAATGGCTTCGGAGCATGCGCAAATCTATAAAAGCGCGGGGATGGACCTGGAAGAGATCGTCCAAATCATGGCCGGACACGTGCGAGAGGGGCGCAGCGTCGCGCGCATTCATACGGGAGATCCAGCAGTCTATGGCGCCATTTTGGAACAGATGGCGCTGCTTCGAAAGGAAAATATCGAATACGAGATTATCCCGGGTGTGAGTTCCGTATTTGCATCCGCAGCGATTCTCGGCGCAGAGCTGACCATTCCCGACCTGACGCAGACACTCATTTTGACTCGCGTCGGTGGGCGCACGCCTGTGCCGGAAAGGGAACAATTGCGGTCATTGGCGGAACATCACTGTACCATCGCACTGTATCTCAGCGCCACGCTTGCCAAGAAAGCGGTGGATGATTTGTCGGCAGCCGGATGGTCGCCCGATACGCCGGTCGCTGTCGTGCAAAAGGCAACATGGCCGGAACAAAAAGTCATTCGAACAACACTTGAACATCTTGTCAGGGCGATGGGCGATGCGCATATCTCCAGCCATGCCATGATTCTTGCCGGTTGGGCGCTGGATCCTGGTTTGGCAGAAAGCACGGAACACCGTTCAAAACTCTATGACAAAACGTTTACACACAGATATCGAAAGGGAGTTGCGATGCATGACTAA
- the cobI gene encoding precorrin-2 C(20)-methyltransferase: MSNDSIGTLYGVGVGPGDPELITVKAYRTLKEAPVIAYPKKRMGGKSYALEIVELYINPSEKTMVGLVFPMTKDPAVLQEQWNKTVETIWEHLRQGLDVAFVTEGDPMLYSTFIHMNRTLKATYPEANIVSIPGISSVNGAASRLGIPLADGDEVVAIVPATDDLAQMRTAIETHDCVIFLKVAKVLDHMLQVLAELELTDQALVATKVTSKDEMVWRNVRELRGAELNYLTLMVVRK; the protein is encoded by the coding sequence ATGAGCAACGACTCGATCGGAACATTATACGGCGTTGGGGTCGGACCAGGGGATCCGGAACTGATTACCGTGAAAGCATATCGTACGCTGAAAGAAGCGCCTGTGATCGCATATCCAAAAAAGCGCATGGGTGGGAAAAGCTATGCGTTAGAGATCGTGGAGTTGTATATCAATCCGAGTGAGAAAACGATGGTGGGGCTGGTTTTTCCCATGACGAAAGACCCGGCTGTATTGCAAGAACAGTGGAACAAAACGGTTGAAACGATCTGGGAACACCTTCGCCAAGGCCTTGATGTGGCTTTTGTAACAGAAGGGGATCCGATGTTGTATAGTACGTTTATTCATATGAACCGGACGCTGAAAGCAACATATCCGGAAGCGAACATCGTCTCGATTCCCGGCATTTCCTCGGTCAACGGCGCCGCTTCCAGGCTCGGGATCCCGCTTGCGGATGGGGATGAGGTGGTGGCGATCGTGCCGGCTACGGATGATCTGGCGCAAATGCGGACAGCCATAGAAACACATGATTGCGTCATTTTTTTGAAAGTGGCGAAAGTTCTGGATCATATGCTCCAAGTATTGGCGGAACTGGAATTGACCGATCAGGCGCTGGTCGCGACCAAGGTGACATCAAAAGATGAGATGGTCTGGCGCAACGTCAGGGAGCTGCGCGGCGCCGAACTCAATTATTTGACACTGATGGTGGTGAGAAAATGA
- a CDS encoding precorrin-8X methylmutase gives MNFQTEFQPISVQPQEIEKKSFEMIAEELGPHSFTEEQFPIVQRVIHSSADFELGRSIVFHPQAVQAGIAAIRAGRTIVADVQMVQAGISKPRIESFGGEVKVYISDPDVMEEAKRLNTTRAIVSVRKAVKDAPGGIFAIGNAPTALLELIRLVKEGEAQPGLIVGVPVGFVSAAESKAELMKLDVPFIANHGRKGGSPIAVSIINALSILADKQAR, from the coding sequence ATGAATTTTCAAACAGAGTTTCAGCCGATTTCGGTTCAACCGCAGGAGATTGAAAAGAAAAGTTTTGAAATGATTGCAGAGGAGTTGGGACCCCATTCCTTTACGGAGGAACAATTTCCGATTGTGCAGCGGGTGATTCATTCATCAGCCGATTTTGAACTCGGTCGCAGCATTGTCTTTCATCCGCAAGCGGTCCAGGCCGGGATTGCCGCGATCCGCGCCGGACGAACCATTGTTGCCGATGTGCAAATGGTTCAGGCCGGGATCAGCAAACCTCGCATCGAGTCATTCGGCGGGGAAGTGAAAGTGTATATTTCCGATCCTGATGTGATGGAAGAAGCAAAACGGCTCAACACGACACGGGCGATTGTATCTGTCCGCAAAGCGGTAAAAGACGCACCTGGAGGCATCTTTGCCATCGGCAACGCGCCAACCGCCTTGTTGGAGCTGATTCGCTTGGTAAAAGAAGGTGAGGCACAGCCTGGCTTAATCGTCGGCGTGCCTGTCGGATTCGTATCGGCAGCCGAATCGAAGGCAGAATTGATGAAACTCGATGTGCCGTTTATTGCAAATCACGGGCGGAAAGGCGGCAGTCCGATTGCGGTTTCCATCATTAACGCACTGTCGATTCTGGCAGACAAACAGGCTAGGTGA